From Solanum stenotomum isolate F172 chromosome 2, ASM1918654v1, whole genome shotgun sequence:
CTTTCTAGGTAGAACCCATGCCATTTCAGACATAGAGTACACTAAGGATTGGCGGAACTTCAAAGCGGTGTATGATCCATGTCCTCACCAGTTGTGGTTCACATACAGCACAAACTGACTACCTGTCTGTCTTCTCTTTCTCAAATTGTGTGCCATTAGCATAGAACTCCTACATGCATATCTCATGAAGACATTAGGTGCTTTTATCTAAAATATGGACCTACACGTGGGCCTAGAATCACTGATATCAATCGAACAATCAGAGTGTGGCTTAGCCGATAACCTCTTAATTGGATGAACCTCTCCAAACACTCTGTTCCATAACTAGTTTAAAGTATCTTCGCAATATTCATCAATATGGTCCCATCTCCTGTCTAAGATAGGCCATCTAATGGATATCTTAATATGGCATCATCTTGTCGAAGAAGTTCAGCTACTTGGGCCTCCTTATGCATTGTAATCTGCAGCAAGCAAGGAAGCTCATATTTCAGGCTTGATCGTCAACACCACATATTCAACAACAGATGTGTACCAATTCCATTAGCATTGTAAGACCAGCATTTCTTGAGAGCTCATTCCATCTCTTCATGATTCCTTTCTGTAAAGGTCGTCCTTTAATGGTCACGACGTACTTGCAGAAGCATTCCTATTGCTGATATACATATCTGGCGAGGACCACCATCTTCCATAGAGAATTCTCTTTGCAACCAGACCTCCCCAAGATGAACTTATTGCAGATGAGAAATGTGCTAATGTTCCAGCCTCTCCCCTTGGCTAGAGCTTTCGTTATTCCATTCCACGAGATGGTATCTCCTTCCCCCTCTACCCTTCCCATAAGAATCCTcacaatattttcttgattctcTTAGTGTACAAGGTAGgtataatgaataaaaatgtaaatttaGTCTGTATACTCAGACATAATAATCTAATTAGGATGATTTATCCTTTTCTTCACTAATACTGGATCGTAGACCGCTCAGTCTTCCTTCTATTTTCGCCACCAAGGCCCTATATTCTACATCTTTAAACTTTCTTCTAAAAGCAAGTACAATTATTTAGTTGGGAGATACTCCATCCTGTACCTATGAGGTACGTGTTGTACGAGAAGCTGCAGCAGCGGCAATGATTCTCGTACTGATGCATAATGAGATACTCCATCTTCTAGTCTGAGTTAATTCCAGATACATAACAACAAAGATTTGCACCTTCCCATCTGGAATTAACTGACTTTTTCGTATTGATGTGTAACCAAAAGCTGCCTTAAAGCACACCAAGGTTTTGTACAAGCCACCATGTATTATCTTGTCTACAGTTCACAGAAGATCAATGTGGTATGTGCAATCAAGAGGTGTGATATGGACACTTACCTtaatgtttcaaaaaaaaaaaagaggtgtGCTATCAACACATCGTCCCTTGCTCCTCTCTTTAGCTCAAACCCAATTAGGTAAGGTCTGATCCTTCTTACTTGTACACTCCTTTTGAGGTTTTCTAGTATCAAGAAAAGCCTGCATGCACATTGCCTGGgtgattatatttttaataaatttagcTATCCACCATGGATACACTGTTTAATGCACCTTTTATGATGTAACTGTGAAACAAATTGCTATACTTTTCCTCTGTTTCTTCTAGTGGTATGGTGCTAAAAAGATAGACTTAGAAACAAGATTAGTTTTGACCTTTCAATGcagttttcctttctttctagCATCTGAGTTTCTGGACTAGAAAATCCATGGGGTAGGTGTGTCGTTCTCATTTTTTAGTCAATTCTTACCATTGGTTGGAATAGCATATTCTCGAATGAAATTACTAAGTTATGCATTCACTATACCAATATTTTGATACAAACGGATCGGAAAATGCATTTATATAATCTCAAGCTGGTCTAGAATTGTGTAAGGTACTCGCCACTGGTTTTGTACCTATATCATATTTCCCTCTCTTGTTTTTCTCCGAAATCCCATGAAATGAaattcttcaacttcttcattaCTTGTTCTTCGACTATGGCTTGGGAACAGACTACCTCTcaggagaaaaaaaatgattcaatGGCTGATCAAATGTAAATGAACTTGGGAATCACGATAGCACATGGAGAACCCAAAGTACTTCCTCTGATAAGTCAGATATTAACAGATTTTGTCGAACAATGATGTTTGGAGAAATATCCTATCTGATTTGTTCTATTTCACTATTGCTGGTTAGAGATAAAGTTACCTGAAGGCTGAATTTGCTATCACAGAGGAAAGAAAATAGATACTCTAGGTATCTTAATGATATGGCAATAACTTTGATGACATGGAAATACATAGtttaaatgtttaaaattttcaagtttcaaaagatATTTATCTCAATAAGATTCTAGACATACTCTAATCCTTTTACAGTACTTAAAACTCTCCAAATTGactatttattattgttttacaCAACCTTTAGCATATCTACTCTCAAGGTCTAAATCTCTTACTGTTCTCCATGAGATATACGGCCTTTCTACTGATCACTAGATCACACCCTTGGATGCGGTTTTATATCCTATTATTGTACTTCAGTAATCAAACTACTTGCAAAAGTTGTACTATTAGCTCAAGCACAACTTTTGTCTCTCATTATTTTATCCTTTTGGTCGTAAACAACACTGAGTATAAGAGGTGTCACCCTTTTCCCTCTCCCCACATTTTTTGCTCTAATTCCGATCCTTCCTCCCCTTCTCCCCCAAATGTGAATAATGTGTTTTAAGTTATGAATTATTTCCTGCTCAACCATTAAGATGCTGACTGGAACTTAAGAGTTCTCACTCTTCTCTCAGTCTCTTGTTAGGAATGTTGAAGATTTAAATCCTTCCTTTGACAGGgaagtgtttttcttttttcattataAGAGAACTCTCTTTTGATGAAGCTATCACCATGCACTTAAAGTTATCTTTTTTTCCCGGAAATTCACTTGACCATTCATCTGATATGCCAGGTTATTGGGAAAAGTTGCTTTAGTCACTGGAGGGGCAACTGGCATAGGAGAGAGCATAGTACGTCTATTTCATAAGCATGGTGCAAAAGTATGCATTGCTGATATTCGAGATGAAGTTGGACAGCATGTTTGTGAGACCCTTGGTAATGACCAGAATGCGTGTTTTATCCACTGTGATGTGACTGTAGAAGCTGATATTAGTAATGCAGTTGATATTACCGTTCAAAAGTTTGGTACACTTGACATAATGGTTAATAATGCCGGGTTGTCTGGTCCACCTATTCGAGATATCCGTGACTATGAACTTTCTGTGTTTGAGAATGTGCTTGACGTGAACTTGAAAGGTGCTTTCCTTGGAATGAAGCATGCTGCTCGCATAATGATACCACTAAAGAAGGGAGCAATAGTATCTCTGTGCAGTGTCGCAAGTGCCATTGGTGGAATCGGACCTCATGGTTATGCAGCTTCCAAGTATGCTGTTTTGGGACTTACGCAGAACGTTGCAGCTGAGATGGGAAAACATGGTGTACGTGTGAATTGTGTTTCTCCTTATGCTGTTGCAACTGGATTAGCTCTGGCTCACTTGCCTGAGGATGAGAAGACTGATGATGCAATGGAAGGTTTTCGTGA
This genomic window contains:
- the LOC125856475 gene encoding xanthoxin dehydrogenase, which gives rise to MADTSLPIQRLLGKVALVTGGATGIGESIVRLFHKHGAKVCIADIRDEVGQHVCETLGNDQNACFIHCDVTVEADISNAVDITVQKFGTLDIMVNNAGLSGPPIRDIRDYELSVFENVLDVNLKGAFLGMKHAARIMIPLKKGAIVSLCSVASAIGGIGPHGYAASKYAVLGLTQNVAAEMGKHGVRVNCVSPYAVATGLALAHLPEDEKTDDAMEGFRDFVARNANLQGVELMANDVANAVLFLASDESRYISGHNLMVDGGFSCVNHSLRVFR